The DNA window TGGGCATATTCTGTTGAGAATAAAGATAACCCTGTAGCTCTCGTGTTGACTCGTCAGAACCTACCTATTCTTGAGAAGAGTGCGGAGCTAGCACGTGAAGGCGTAAAACGTGGTGGATATGTAATCTCTGATGCCAAAGATGGTAACCCAGTAGCGCAAATCATTGCTTCTGGTTCTGAAGTTCAACTTGCTGTGAAAGCTCAAGCTGCTTTGGCAGAAGAAGGCATTCATGTTCGCGTAATTAGCTTGCCGAGCTGGGATCTATTCGATAAACAGGATCAAGCTTATAAAGATTCCGTTATTCTTCCAAGCGTTAAAGCTCGTGTTGCTGTGGAAATGGCTCATCCATTTGGCTGGGAGCGTTATACTGGCGAGAAGGGTTCCGTTATCGGCATCGACATCTTCGGCGCATCTGCACCTGGGGATAAAGTCATTGAAGAGTATGGCTTTACAGTGGCAAATGTAGTAAACCATGTGAAAGAACAATTGAAATAAGAATGAAGCACTTTTGAGGGGGAGTGGGGACATGTCGCAATTCAGTAATGTAACTGTAGACAAATCGGCTAACATTTATTTTGAAGGCAAAGTAACGAGTCGGAGCGTATGGCTGCAGGATGGAAGCAAAATTACACTTGGAATTATGCTGCCTGGAGCATACGAGTTTGGTACGGATTCGGTGGAAGTAATGGAAATCCTGTCTGGAGATTTGAAGGTATTACTTCCTGGCCAAAGTGAATGGTTAGAGATCCAAGGTCAAGGGACGTTCACCGTCCCTGCCCACACCTCCTTTAAGTTGGAAGTGCGCACTGTGACTGACTATTGCTGTTCCTATAGTTAAGGGGAGCGTAACCAGTAACTAAGCAGATAGACCAAAGGCAGATACCAGCGGGTACCGCTGTATCTGCCTTTTTCTTTTAAGATATAGACCCATATTATCTTTAGACTACCGCTTAAAGTTGTTTGCCACCCATCGTTTGTCCAATCCAAGACTCATAGATCTTCACGACGGAGGAAAGATCTTCGTCGCCATATCCCTCAGTCTGACCGGCTTGGAACAAACTCTTAGCCAGATTTAACATCGGGGATGGGATACTGGATTCGTCCGTTAGTGAAGAAGCAAGTTTGAGGTCTTTTAGCATAAGCGCTAGGGAGAACTGATTGGTGAAATCATGATCAATAATTTTACGTCCTTTAAGCTCTGCGGCTTTGCTACCTGCCGATCCAAGTTGAACGAGCTCTAGGAAAGCATCACCAGGAAGACCGGATTTGGCTGCAATGGCGAAGCCCTCAGCAAGTGCCAAATTGTTAATACCGACGATCGTGTTATGTGCTAGTTTAGCAAC is part of the Paenibacillus segetis genome and encodes:
- the ppnP gene encoding pyrimidine/purine nucleoside phosphorylase; the protein is MSQFSNVTVDKSANIYFEGKVTSRSVWLQDGSKITLGIMLPGAYEFGTDSVEVMEILSGDLKVLLPGQSEWLEIQGQGTFTVPAHTSFKLEVRTVTDYCCSYS